A section of the Archaeoglobus neptunius genome encodes:
- a CDS encoding vitamin B12-dependent ribonucleotide reductase — protein MKLNRTAETVLRKRYLLKDDEGNVIETPEEMCWRVAKAIAKAEENYGNDVERWAEKFFRLLWEQKFMPNSPTLMNAGTELNQLSACFVIPIDDSIDGIFKALWDMARVQKSGGGTGFSFSRLRPKGDIVKSTMGVASGPVSFMKIFDAATEQIKQGGRRRGANMGVLNVHHPDIEEFIKAKWEEGVLRNFNISVAVTDAFIEALKSDNDYELINPRTGETVRKISARKIFNLIVEGAWRNGEPGMIFIDTINRHNPTPHVGQIEATNPCGEQPLLPYESCNLGSINLAKFVDGSEIDWDGLKETVWTAVRFLDDVIDVNSYPIPEIEQMTKANRKIGLGVMGWADMLFLLGVPYDSEEALQLAEKVMKFIQEESHKASQHLAEERGVFPNWKGSVWEKKGIKMRNATTTTIAPTGTISIIAGCSSGIEPIFALAYKRMNILDGEEFFEINEIFENVLKERGLYSKELIEKVAGEGSIQNIDGIPEDIKRVFKCALDILPEWHVRMQAAFQKYTDNAVSKTINLPNSASRKDVEKAFLLAYELGCKGITVYRDGSREEQVLKVKKAEDEKKEGKPRPPARYIEPRPRPRITTGRTIETRTGCGSLYVTINEDEYGIAEVFVQLGKSGGCAASQTEAMGRLLSIALRSWIDPEVLIRQLKNIRCPSPGFDSGEVITSCADGVAKVLEKHLKGEYRRIRFEVEGIKPLTAFAEGAEEDKRTKQIGGVCPECGNVLEYGEGCATCKFCGFTKCG, from the coding sequence ATGAAGCTTAACCGAACTGCCGAAACTGTGCTCAGGAAAAGATATCTCCTTAAGGATGATGAGGGTAATGTAATCGAGACGCCAGAAGAAATGTGCTGGAGAGTTGCGAAGGCTATTGCTAAGGCCGAAGAAAACTACGGCAATGATGTGGAGAGATGGGCTGAAAAATTCTTCAGGCTCTTATGGGAGCAGAAATTCATGCCAAACTCTCCAACCCTGATGAACGCTGGAACCGAGTTAAATCAGCTTTCAGCCTGCTTTGTTATTCCCATAGACGATTCAATAGATGGTATTTTCAAAGCTCTCTGGGACATGGCAAGAGTCCAAAAAAGCGGTGGTGGGACGGGTTTCAGCTTTTCAAGGCTTAGACCCAAGGGTGACATTGTGAAATCAACAATGGGAGTTGCCAGCGGTCCTGTAAGTTTCATGAAGATTTTCGACGCCGCAACAGAACAGATCAAGCAGGGTGGAAGGAGGAGAGGTGCAAACATGGGCGTGCTGAACGTCCACCACCCGGATATTGAGGAGTTTATCAAAGCAAAATGGGAGGAAGGAGTGTTGAGGAACTTCAACATCAGCGTTGCAGTAACAGATGCATTCATAGAGGCTTTAAAGAGTGATAACGATTACGAACTCATCAACCCGAGAACGGGTGAAACTGTCAGAAAAATATCCGCAAGAAAAATTTTCAACCTTATAGTGGAGGGGGCGTGGAGAAACGGCGAGCCCGGTATGATCTTTATTGACACCATAAACCGGCACAATCCGACGCCCCACGTTGGCCAGATTGAGGCAACAAATCCGTGTGGAGAACAACCATTGCTTCCATACGAATCCTGCAATCTCGGCAGCATCAATCTCGCCAAATTCGTTGATGGTTCTGAGATAGACTGGGATGGTTTGAAAGAGACCGTATGGACAGCGGTGAGATTCCTTGATGACGTTATCGACGTCAACAGCTACCCAATCCCCGAGATAGAGCAGATGACCAAAGCTAACAGAAAAATAGGTCTGGGAGTCATGGGCTGGGCAGACATGCTCTTCCTGCTCGGTGTCCCCTATGACAGCGAGGAAGCGCTGCAGCTTGCTGAGAAGGTAATGAAATTCATTCAGGAGGAAAGTCACAAAGCCTCACAGCATCTGGCCGAAGAAAGGGGAGTTTTTCCCAACTGGAAGGGCAGCGTATGGGAAAAAAAGGGTATAAAGATGAGAAATGCAACAACAACCACCATTGCCCCAACAGGTACGATAAGCATCATTGCCGGATGTTCCAGTGGCATCGAGCCGATATTTGCCCTGGCATACAAAAGAATGAACATTCTTGATGGAGAGGAATTTTTCGAAATTAACGAGATTTTTGAGAACGTACTGAAAGAAAGGGGTCTCTATAGCAAGGAACTGATAGAAAAGGTTGCAGGTGAGGGTAGCATCCAGAACATTGACGGGATTCCAGAAGACATCAAGAGAGTATTCAAATGTGCCCTTGACATCCTGCCAGAATGGCATGTGAGGATGCAGGCAGCATTCCAGAAATACACAGATAACGCTGTAAGCAAAACGATTAACCTTCCAAACTCTGCGTCGAGAAAAGATGTGGAAAAGGCCTTTTTGCTCGCATATGAACTTGGATGTAAGGGCATTACCGTTTACAGAGACGGTAGCAGGGAGGAACAGGTATTGAAAGTGAAGAAGGCCGAGGATGAAAAGAAGGAAGGCAAACCCAGACCTCCGGCAAGGTATATAGAACCGAGACCCAGACCGAGGATAACCACTGGAAGGACAATAGAAACGAGGACGGGATGCGGTTCTCTTTACGTTACTATAAACGAGGATGAATACGGGATTGCAGAGGTATTCGTGCAGCTCGGGAAGAGTGGCGGATGTGCCGCTTCGCAGACTGAGGCGATGGGAAGACTGCTTTCAATTGCTCTCAGGAGCTGGATTGATCCAGAAGTGCTGATAAGACAGTTGAAGAACATTCGCTGCCCCTCCCCTGGATTCGACAGTGGAGAGGTTATCACCTCGTGTGCCGATGGAGTTGCAAAGGTTCTGGAAAAGCACCTCAAAGGAGAGTACAGGAGAATAAGGTTTGAGGTGGAGGGGATCAAGCCCTTAACCGCTTTCGCAGAGGGCGCGGAAGAAGATAAAAGAACGAAACAGATTGGCGGAGTCTGTCCGGAGTGCGGTAACGTTCTTGAATACGGTGAGGGCTGCGCAACATGCAAATTCTGTGGATTTACAAAATGTGGATAA
- a CDS encoding acyltransferase has translation MMLRIHDSVRIYGDTEIGDDSIVMENVILGYPSSDLLRQEWEKVKFKGATIGRNAIIRSGTVIYCNVEIGDNFMTGHNVIIRERTVIGDNVLVGTNTVIEGSTRIGNYVSIQSNVFIPVNTVIEDFVFLGPNAVLTNDKFPLRRDYELRGPTVRRGATIGANSVILPSVEIGEGAFVAAGAVVTKNVPPWSMAVGSPARIYDLPDELKTLNRMKK, from the coding sequence ATGATGCTGCGCATTCACGACTCCGTTAGGATATATGGTGATACCGAAATTGGGGATGACTCTATTGTAATGGAAAACGTCATTCTGGGATATCCATCCTCCGATTTATTGAGGCAGGAGTGGGAAAAGGTTAAGTTTAAGGGCGCCACCATAGGCAGAAACGCAATTATACGTTCGGGGACGGTTATTTACTGCAATGTAGAAATCGGGGATAACTTCATGACGGGACACAATGTGATAATAAGGGAGAGAACCGTAATCGGTGATAACGTTCTGGTGGGCACGAACACAGTTATTGAGGGAAGCACAAGAATTGGAAACTACGTTAGCATCCAGTCAAACGTTTTCATTCCGGTCAACACGGTAATCGAAGACTTCGTCTTTCTTGGACCCAATGCAGTCCTGACCAACGATAAATTCCCCCTGAGGAGAGATTATGAGTTAAGAGGTCCGACAGTAAGAAGAGGAGCAACAATTGGTGCGAATTCCGTAATTCTACCATCTGTGGAGATTGGAGAAGGCGCTTTTGTGGCTGCCGGGGCGGTAGTTACGAAAAACGTTCCTCCCTGGAGCATGGCTGTTGGCTCTCCAGCGAGAATTTACGATCTTCCTGATGAACTGAAAACTCTCAACAGGATGAAGAAGTGA
- a CDS encoding undecaprenyl-diphosphate phosphatase, whose product MVDIITLTLLSIFQGIFEWLPVSSEGISVFLMINLFKLDPTPALSYAIFLHIGTMLAVLVKFRRDFLKMLRFRDTTLLSLVAVTTVFTAITAIPILKTISGFGNGEVVNLLIGVMLIVTGLILRLPKTGKRYLYELGLKEAALLGLAQGFAIIPGISRSGVTVSFLLLRKLNEEDALKLSFIISVPAVIGAVAVSGLPENVTVTSSILAVFVVFVVGYMAMDLLLKFAREVNFSTFCIAFGLLSVVTTTLLMF is encoded by the coding sequence ATGGTCGATATCATCACGTTAACACTTCTGAGTATTTTTCAGGGCATATTTGAGTGGCTCCCGGTTAGCAGTGAGGGAATCTCCGTCTTTCTGATGATTAACCTGTTCAAACTTGACCCGACCCCTGCCCTGTCTTATGCAATTTTTCTTCATATTGGCACGATGCTGGCGGTTCTGGTTAAATTCAGACGGGATTTTCTCAAAATGCTCCGGTTCAGAGACACAACACTCCTGAGTCTGGTGGCGGTTACGACAGTATTTACAGCCATAACAGCGATACCGATTCTGAAAACCATCAGTGGATTTGGTAACGGGGAAGTGGTCAATCTTCTCATAGGGGTTATGCTCATAGTTACTGGATTGATTTTGAGACTGCCGAAAACTGGAAAAAGATACCTTTACGAGCTTGGTTTGAAGGAGGCAGCATTGCTGGGTTTGGCGCAGGGGTTTGCAATAATACCGGGAATTTCAAGGTCCGGCGTAACTGTGAGCTTTTTGCTTTTGAGAAAGCTGAATGAGGAGGATGCTCTAAAGCTCTCCTTTATTATAAGCGTCCCTGCCGTTATTGGCGCAGTTGCGGTTAGTGGATTACCGGAGAACGTGACAGTTACATCATCAATTCTCGCAGTTTTCGTGGTTTTCGTTGTGGGCTACATGGCAATGGATTTGCTGCTAAAATTTGCAAGAGAGGTTAATTTCTCAACGTTTTGCATTGCTTTTGGCCTCCTGTCTGTTGTGACCACCACACTACTGATGTTTTGA
- a CDS encoding Ig-like domain-containing protein — protein MKKALLPVLVTMAAFMLLLTNVSAVDTGTDIDDAGLTEVTMGSIVPVVTESGKISLSIDGLGIYPASSGIIQVEKPNGATVRAAYLAAATTGFTRYKLSDGDVAIDGVGVSWDIETPSSISSWNYWANVTSIVKSKIDSAPAGRIDFNISEANTYRIDGVILAVIFDDPNQVTDNTVILLFGAQDVNGDTFAVLFAEPIDKSDPNLVLDMSLGISYGYQDSSDYTQYSNVDVNGVRLTSSAGGHDDGQAHNGALLTVGGLDDSNANPADAYSHGDATSPRYDDELYSLIPLVADGDTTITVYTDNPSNDDNIFFAAFFLSTSAVVGEGIVLSPVSATNALNTQHTVTATVQDDHGQPIAGRNVTFTIVSGPNAGLTDIAVTDINGQASFTYTSTSAGTDVIVASMVNSQGVTVQSNQVEKTWEGAPSVPEFPPVAVGALGMLAAIVLLRARRE, from the coding sequence ATGAAAAAAGCGTTACTGCCAGTTCTGGTAACAATGGCAGCATTCATGCTACTTCTGACAAACGTTTCTGCTGTCGACACAGGCACCGATATCGATGATGCAGGGTTAACAGAGGTTACGATGGGCTCAATTGTCCCGGTTGTAACCGAATCCGGAAAAATCAGCCTGTCAATAGATGGTCTCGGCATATATCCTGCAAGCAGCGGCATCATTCAGGTGGAGAAACCGAATGGTGCTACGGTAAGGGCGGCCTATCTGGCAGCAGCAACTACGGGTTTTACACGCTATAAACTATCCGATGGTGATGTGGCCATTGATGGTGTTGGTGTTTCATGGGATATTGAAACTCCAAGCAGTATAAGCTCGTGGAACTACTGGGCCAATGTGACTTCAATCGTGAAGTCCAAGATTGATTCTGCTCCAGCAGGAAGGATTGATTTCAACATAAGCGAAGCCAACACGTATCGTATAGATGGTGTAATTCTTGCGGTGATATTCGATGATCCGAATCAGGTGACCGATAACACTGTGATACTGCTCTTTGGAGCGCAGGATGTTAATGGCGACACCTTTGCGGTTTTGTTCGCAGAACCGATAGACAAGAGTGATCCCAATCTGGTGCTCGACATGTCACTTGGTATTTCCTACGGTTATCAGGACTCAAGTGACTACACCCAGTACAGCAATGTGGATGTCAACGGCGTTCGCCTGACTTCGTCAGCAGGAGGGCATGATGATGGACAGGCTCATAACGGTGCTTTATTAACTGTCGGTGGACTGGATGATAGCAACGCAAATCCGGCCGATGCTTACTCACATGGCGATGCCACGAGTCCAAGATATGATGATGAGCTCTACAGCCTTATCCCGCTCGTTGCGGATGGTGACACAACCATAACCGTCTACACAGATAACCCGTCAAACGATGATAATATCTTTTTCGCAGCGTTCTTCCTGTCAACATCGGCCGTTGTCGGTGAGGGTATTGTCCTATCTCCTGTCTCAGCAACAAATGCTCTCAACACCCAGCATACGGTGACCGCTACAGTCCAGGACGACCATGGACAGCCGATTGCCGGTCGCAATGTGACGTTTACGATCGTATCCGGTCCGAATGCCGGATTGACGGATATAGCAGTTACAGATATCAACGGACAGGCGAGCTTCACTTACACCAGTACATCCGCCGGAACAGATGTGATTGTGGCGAGTATGGTCAACAGCCAGGGTGTTACGGTTCAGTCAAATCAGGTCGAGAAGACGTGGGAAGGAGCGCCATCGGTTCCTGAATTTCCGCCAGTGGCTGTTGGTGCCCTGGGAATGCTTGCAGCTATTGTACTGCTGAGAGCGAGAAGAGAATAA
- the ala gene encoding alanine dehydrogenase: METLLLTQQEVEKLITMDEAMDSVEEAFRLYALGKASMPPKVYLEFSAGDLRAMPAHLMGYAGLKWVNSHPQNHEKGLPTVMALMILNDPETGFPLAVMDATFLTSLRTGAAGGVAAKFLAREDSEVFGFVGCGTQAYFQFDALSRAFDIQLVRAYDIRKESAERFVGYCKKAGVDAEIVEVKKACRCDVLVTTTPSRSPVVRAEWVEEGTHINAIGADAAGKQELEIEILLAGKIVVDDIEQAVHGGEVNVAISRGYMDVGRIHATLGEVIAGLKSGRESDDEITIFDSTGLAIQDIAVGKIVYENALNRNTGTRIQFFGP, translated from the coding sequence ATGGAAACTTTATTGCTCACCCAGCAGGAGGTTGAGAAACTGATAACGATGGATGAAGCTATGGATTCGGTGGAGGAAGCTTTCAGGCTTTATGCACTCGGCAAGGCTTCGATGCCCCCCAAGGTATATCTCGAGTTCTCCGCTGGAGACCTGAGAGCGATGCCTGCACATCTGATGGGGTATGCAGGATTGAAGTGGGTAAATTCCCATCCTCAAAATCATGAAAAGGGATTGCCAACTGTGATGGCCTTGATGATTCTGAACGACCCTGAGACAGGCTTTCCACTTGCAGTGATGGATGCCACCTTCCTTACATCTCTGAGAACAGGAGCGGCCGGAGGAGTTGCGGCCAAGTTTCTGGCTAGGGAAGATAGCGAGGTTTTTGGTTTCGTTGGTTGTGGTACGCAGGCGTATTTCCAGTTCGACGCTCTTTCCAGAGCTTTTGATATACAGCTTGTAAGGGCTTACGATATAAGGAAAGAATCGGCAGAAAGGTTTGTGGGGTACTGCAAAAAAGCCGGTGTGGATGCGGAGATTGTGGAGGTGAAAAAAGCGTGCAGGTGCGATGTGCTTGTTACAACCACCCCATCTAGAAGTCCGGTTGTCAGGGCAGAATGGGTGGAGGAGGGCACGCATATCAACGCCATAGGTGCAGATGCTGCCGGGAAACAGGAACTTGAAATCGAGATTCTCCTAGCAGGAAAAATTGTTGTTGATGACATCGAGCAGGCGGTGCACGGAGGGGAGGTAAATGTGGCCATTTCGAGGGGATACATGGATGTGGGCAGGATTCACGCCACCCTGGGGGAGGTAATTGCCGGTCTGAAAAGTGGGAGAGAGAGTGATGATGAGATTACGATCTTCGATTCCACAGGACTTGCGATCCAGGACATAGCCGTCGGGAAGATTGTTTACGAAAATGCTTTGAACAGGAATACAGGTACCAGAATTCAGTTTTTCGGGCCATGA